The genomic window AAGTATAACAAATTGTATATGTCCTGTAGCAATAAGCATTAGACTGCAAGATGATTATCTAAAAAGTAATGTTCACAATGTATGCACAAAAGAATATTTTTTGAAATCTATACAAGTGATACAAGAAAAATTTCCAAATGCCTATTTCTTTATTTTTGCTGATGATATTGAGAGAGCTAAAGAATTGGGATTAAATATACCTTCAACATATATTGAAAATATGACTGATGTTGAAGGTATGTACCTTTTAAGTAAGTGCAAGCATTATATCATTTCTAATAGTTCTTTTTCATGGTGGGGAGCATATTTAGGTGAATTTTCTGAAAAAGTAATAATTGCTCCAAAAAAATGGATGAACAATTCAATAAATTATTCATCAAAATATTATGAAGGAGTTGTTAAGATTTGATGAGAACTGATAAAAATAACACTATAAATATTTGTGCTGGAATTACAACATTCTATCCAACTATAGATGATGTGGAAAACATAATGATGTTAAGTAATTGGTTTGAAAAAATCTACATATATGATAATACACCAAATAGTAATTTAGATTTTACTGAACAAAATATTATGATTATAACTTCTGGTGAAAACAATGGATTAGGTATTGCATGTGATAAAATGTGTAAGATTGCAAAAAAAGAAAAATTTCCATTCATAATGTTTTTAGATCAAGACAGTCGAATTGATTATAAAGATTTAGAAATAATGTCTAATTTTATAAAATCAAATATCCAATTAGCTACTATTTATTGCCCGAAGATAAGTGTTATTAATAATGAAGAAAAACGTAAAGAACAAGAAAAAAAATTTTTTGAATTTGAACTGATCAAATGGTGCATTACTTCGGGAACTATTCTAAGACTTTGCGATTATGGAGAAATATTTTTTGATAAAAATTACTTTATAGATAGGTTGGATATGGATTTATGTACGCAAATAATCAAAAAAGGAGGGAAAATATGTCGTATTAATAGTGCTATTTTGGAGCAAAAGCTTGGTAATAATTATAAAAATAGTTATGCAACACATAGTGCTATTAGACATTATTATATAGCTAGAAATAGATTATATTATAATCACAAATATCAAATTAGTGCTTATGTTAGTGTTTTGCAGTTTATTAAGCATTTTT from Candidatus Stoquefichus sp. SB1 includes these protein-coding regions:
- a CDS encoding glycosyltransferase is translated as MRTDKNNTINICAGITTFYPTIDDVENIMMLSNWFEKIYIYDNTPNSNLDFTEQNIMIITSGENNGLGIACDKMCKIAKKEKFPFIMFLDQDSRIDYKDLEIMSNFIKSNIQLATIYCPKISVINNEEKRKEQEKKFFEFELIKWCITSGTILRLCDYGEIFFDKNYFIDRLDMDLCTQIIKKGGKICRINSAILEQKLGNNYKNSYATHSAIRHYYIARNRLYYNHKYQISAYVSVLQFIKHFLNILFYEQEKLKKIICVKEGINDFKKNRMGKKV